The Impatiens glandulifera unplaced genomic scaffold, dImpGla2.1, whole genome shotgun sequence genomic sequence ACCTACAGGTATCGAGTGATTTGGGGAGAGAAACCGATCCTTCCCCTTGGAGCGGTGACAAacttcttcaagttgttgaagaggtaggtggCCCAGTTTATGGGCGATTTGCGAacgatggctatcatgatgtcgaaagcctcccggttatagttctggttgggcattcggccaaTGATAGACCGttgaaccaagtcatgaaagacttggtattgaGGAGCAAGGTTATCCTTCTCTCCGTGGTCGGCGATCGGATCGATGGATGAGTAGAAGACAAAACcgtagtcttccttagccggaaagaaCAGCGTTGGAAAGTCCGAAAAACCTTCAGTTGGAAGGTTGATGAAATGAGCGAAATGTTCTTCAGTGATCCGAAGAAATCTCTCTTCGATGATGGTCCTTATGCTACCATCTTCGAGGATGTGCTCATTGTTGAAAAACTCAAACACCTCCTCTTCAAGGATAGTGTCTGATCCTTCAAGAAAACCTTGAAGTCCCGATTCTACGATCGGTGCGAAAATGGTTTCTAGGAACCGAGCATTCAACATTTCACGAAAGTTAACAATAATTGTGTTTCTTAGTTCGACATTCTTTTGGAAGAGTATGAGAGTGAGATTCGAatgaagtttttgaaatttCAAACTTAGAGAGAGAGGAATATCGGAAGTGTGTTTTGATGAAGAAGGATGAGGTCCCTTTTTATAGCGTGGGCGGTTGGGtgcattaaatgagaatatttgaaaaatcggaccatttatgtctggtcataaatgcCCTATCAGTTTTCAAGAGGATGAAGGCATGTCTGGTCTAATCCGATCAAACATGCTTCTTggaaaacaaatatttctatttccaagactgatttgatttggtttggtACAGCGCATTTAAtgtttgttattttctttaggATTTCTTGATCGAAGAGGAAAGAAGTGATCTTCATTAATGCAgagtaccaaaccggtagtacaacaaaattaccggtttgggaaaagataaaagaaatgaGGAAAGTTTAAACATTTGATGACCCGGTAGCTTGATTCCTCTTGGCCTTAGCttcttcccaccggtcgatcagtTCTTGAATTCTCTCCTTCGTGAGCACATGCTTcggatggagagtgacgaagggtccggagtggatatccagactagcacagaaaccgcttagctgaggagcataACCAGTTTTAtttgagagaatcatcttcttcaggttgctgaaaatgatccaggaccagtttaccggtgtcccaaccaTAACatcgatcatcatctcgaagagcctCTGAGTATAATAGTAGCCTTTCTCTCTACCCAGAACTTACTTTCCCAGCATCTCACAAAGAAGTTGGTatttgtgagagagttggcttttagcaccccagggtctaaaCGGGATGTcggagttggagaaccgatgataCATTTCCTCAATGGTCACCAGGGAGTAAGtaaggtcggttaccccttcagtgggtaaaccgcagtattcagcgaaatccgcctcgctgaatagaaaggaCTATCCGTAAACTCGTGCAACGATTATATCTCGGTGCACTTGTTTTGCAGTTTGGTAGAATtcatcgactactaggtagtcgagaatgaatctatTCTCCAGAAATCCTCTTAGTctgcttctttcaacggctaagaacatttctttgacatcaTGGTCTTCGTATTAATAAATGGAGTTGAAATCGGCCAAGAGAATTTTCTTTGCAAGTGGGTTGGAGTTCATGATCTTGAGATAGTTTAAGCTCAAGAGAGTTTTTATGAATAGTAAATTTTGTGAAGTGTTGTGAAGATTAAAGgtttgtttatatagccagggattcggctagatcaataggttaagcatgcttagtgatgtcatcaattagttaataggctttaacttgttgaagtgtataatgtttatttccaatgcaaagttaattattactaggatattcatgatgacaaaaatctattgacaagatgttagtctccctctcttgatgatggacacatgtcgtcatctcgattgcggtaaactattttattaattacaggcttcatttctcaaggtttTGCACGAAAACATGGTTAGTTGTCTCAaattaaccggaaaagttcaattCATCTAAACCagagtgcatttgtactaatcggttttccatgaccggttttaatTGGATATTTTATTCCGATTTGAAGAAGTGTTGAATcgcatcaacatttgttcaactttgaaTTAAGTATATCCACTCCTACCAGGTCCTTTCAACCGCGTAGTAAATATACATGAAGTTTGACATCATGAAGtaatcaggcataaccggagacttcctcccagttagcatccttgaatttttaatggcctatttgaatttggtttgataagtgagagcttctccctgatcacatatcccggtttttcataattatgtatGTAAGCAGTATGCATGTATGATCATGGTATAAGTTGCTTAATATCAGTAATTCCTAGAATgtttctgaaatgagaaaacttagcttcctgtagcagtttggtgaatatgtcagctacttgttgctcagttgagacatattccagccggatgtgcttctcctgaacatgctcccggatgaaatggtgtcttatatcaatgtgtttcgttcttgagtgtagcaccggattgtatgtaatcgctatcgcactggtgttgtcacaaaatattggtgattcCTCAGCTATTACACcaaaatcccttagttgctgttggatccagaggagttgtgcacagcagcttccggctgctatatactctgcctctgcggttgacgttgcaactgaggtctgtttcttgctgctccatgTAACGAGCCGGTCACCCAGGAATTGACAAGTttcacttgtactctttctatcgattttgcatcctgcgtaatccgcgtctgagtaacttatgaggttgaaacttgagtcttttgggtaccaaagtcccacgtcttgagttcccttcagatatttcaatattcttttagccgcaGTGTAATgcgattgctttggattggcttgaaatctcccgcatactccacccgcaaacaggatgtctggtcggctggctgttaagtAAAGAAGGGATCCAATCATTCCCCGATAtgttgtgatgtcaacggcttgaccatcctcatctttgtctaactttacggaagaactcattggtgtagcctcctcagcgcatgtatccattccaaacttcttcagtagttcggctgtgtactttggctggcttatgaacgttccgatttcaatctgcttaacctgaagtccttgaaagaaactcagttctcccatcatactcatttgaaatttgtcagtcatcatttttgagaatttatcacattgttttggatcggttgatccgaagataatatcatcgacatatatttgaacaagtaatatgtgttcctctttatcaaatttgaaaagtgttttatcgactgaacctattgtaaacttgtgatcaaataagaattttgttaatgtgtcataccaggctcttggagcctgtttcaaaccgtaaagggccttatttagccggtaaacatgattttcatgttctgaatttttgaaacctggaggttgattaacatacacctcttcatgtACTTTACCATTTAGGAAAGCGTTTTTAACATCCacttgaaaaactttgaaatttttgaaagctgcaaaagCTAAAcatattctaattgcctcaagtctagctacaggggcaaatgattctttgaaatcaacgccttcttcctgtttgtagccttgagccactaaccgggctttgttcctcgtaactaaaccgtctttattgagtttatttctgaatacccatcatgttcctataaccggtttatttttcggtctagggactaagtaccaaactttatttctctcaaacttgtttaattcctcttgcattgctaggatctaATCGGGATcagacaatgcttcatccacctttttcggctcaatttgtgatatgaaagctgagttttgcatagtgttccaaattctgttgcctagttcggacgggtgaggatatgttacctattactagttcaagaggatgatttttattccttcgaaggtttatccgagacgtgtctaccaagctttcagttggctgatcaaggttagactgaccGGTAGGCTAAatagagtcagaccgaccgatttcttcagttgaaactgaagagtcaactttctgtgATAAAGCAGCTTGAgtaggctgaggttcagcatcaaccgcttggtcattgacaaatcgtctaaaaaccggaacctcatcttcatcatcagaatagatattgaaattttccattctgttgtgaaggtcgaagggtaatgcagtgtttcgttcaaccgattcatcaaaaacaacgtgggatatttcttcaactgttaaagtcctagtgttGTAtattctatatgctttacttacagccGAATATCTTCCCTCATCGGATTAGCATAAAAaacggtcaaataatttttgccgttgttgtgaacaaaacatttactaccaaaaattcgaaaataccgtatgtttggaattcgatcatagtatatttcaaaaggagttttgaaaaacgtttagttactaaagatcggttttgagtgtaacatgcggtattgatagcttcagcccaaaacttttgagcaatacccgaatcggctatcattgaccttgcggcttccttgagagttcggtttcttctctcagccaggccgttttgttgagaagttctggaactagacaactcgtgtctaataccggaattatcaagaaaagtagttaatctgctatttataaactcagttcctctatcacttctgattttgtttacccgaatagatttttcattttgtattctcaaaattagtttgatcaggtttgaagttgcttgatttttagaggctaaaaatgttacccaagtaaatttagagtagtcatcaataactaccatagtataatgcatgcctcttAAGCTGGTTAATCTAACCGGatcaaacagatccatatgcaggagttctaagcatcgttcagatttataatttcctttacttttgaaagatgactttatctgtttacccatttgacattcagcacatactttatcttttgaaaacttaacatttgggaAACCGTAAACTAGTTCTTTAGAACATATGAAgttgattgttttaaaattcaaatggtttagccgtttatgccaaagccagtttggatcgtttccagctatcatgcatatagatttttcaaaatcggttttccaatcaactttgtataTGTTttccattcggttaccggtcaatagaatgtcattttgatgatttttaactaagcatgcattcttatgaaattcaactttatatcctacatcgcacatttgacttatgttTAACAGGTTAAAATGCAGGTTTTCTACTAGtagtacattatttatggataggttaccatggacaatcttacccttgcccacggttttacctttcgagctTTCACCGAATGTTATGACTACTCCGGTTTCATATGTGATGTCTGCTAGTAGCTTATCGTtaccggtcatgtgtcttgagcatccgctgtctAGATACCATTCTGAGTtttttagccggttgcttctcctaacctgtaaaataaaaatatttacacctttttggtacccacattcagttgggtccatggttgattagtccctttgggatccagacttgaataagtcggatcactttcccggtatttgttcttataatatttggcaTAACTTCTTGatccttgctcaagaatgccttatgttgtggtgaTGAATGTCTTTGAGATGGAGATTTGCTTGTTTTatgttgtttattttctttccggctttccttctctcaggatgaagccagttttctgatttagtcggacttacatattttagttctttTTCTGGTTTTAGATCACGTTCTTCCTCATTTttggttgatgaactcttgacaaatcttatgaatggaagattgtcttttgtgagtttcatcctgttaggttgatttgattcgtttgatttgttttgtgtataaccaataccaaatctacacttagggtgtcttttataattacacatctgttttacggcttgacgagatctTTCCCACAcagccgtaacatacagtgctcgttcattgatttcagttaccggttgaactgtctcctcattttctaaggatagttcatccggttcatacactATGGTTTCGCATGACTTATTAgcgataccacttgactctacggttttatgTTCTACCGGAGTcagtatgtatgcagatatgtttctaaactcagcgaccatttcgttgagtgcagaaatcaaatcatCCTTAGAGAAATCAtcagaagaaaaatcaaatacctcttcgtcgttttccatgaagcatgttacttttTTCTCATCATTCTCgttgtcggagtacgcccattcgcttccaccgtcggatgcaatgagtgctcTCTGTATTTCCTTCCCTTCATCGACTTGCTGGTTATCGTTTCTCCGGTAATCGTTctgttggttgtcatttctccgatagttattcccttggtagttgttaccctggtaccagttgccttggtagttgttgccttgatagttgcctTCCGGTTTTTTGTCGTCTCTTCTCGGTttcctacattctgacctgaaatgtccaaaaccatcacagttataacatcttttatttgatttatctacataattatagctaaagttgttgttagatggtggctgattcttcttcatgaatctcccaaatttctgagcaagcgtcgccatcacatcttcactgatctgattagcgtttttgactggagccggaacggttgatacttggaccgccggttccatcGATGTAatcaaagctctggttgcggttgacgtggatgcttcatcttcgatccgagacttaatctcgaactcgtaggcttttagatcctcaaacacgtcatgcaacttcatctgcccgaggttgcttgattccctcatcaccatggttttgatatcccatgtgctcggcagtgatattaaggctttaatgattacttctcggttgtcgtatttctttccaagtgtttgaagctcgttgaccacgccggtgaaccggttgctaaattctttcatgttttcccccggtttcatcctgatgttttcatatttttgtgtagctaccaagattttgttctcctttgttctttcgtttcttttatggatctgaatgatcgttttccaggcttcctttgcattatcacaGGCTGATATCTTGTTTAAGGTATTATCGTTTATAGACTTATAgacttatagatgtgcctcatgcaatggttgtccacgttactccgtcttcgatcttcagttgtccatgcgTCTAACTtgttgttgatcttgattggccctTCCTTCAGGACTCtgctcatttcatcatctagcgtgatcagatgtagataaatctgtttcttccagctgctaaacgcttcactgtttagcattggtggcttgtctCTATGGGTCAGGCTTCCCATCtttttcggttgcttgagttctaagaacctcgctctgataccacttgttaggatcggggacgcccttagAGGACTGGGGTGTTTCTGGTTTCTTgaagggtagccgcttacaacacataacacacaatttggtgatagtccggttagagactaaaacctttctcagcactacacaaactgtcatagactcttgaaccgagttcaagggcggaaatgtcagtttcagtctgaagcaacgtatgcgactttgaTGAAATTTATGAGGAGTAAGATTACGTTTTGGTTTGTGTTTAGGTTAAGTAAGCAGAAAGTAAACAGGAAATAAGTAAAGGACAGGAGAcaggattttttatggatgttcggagcaaatcctcctacgtcacccctttctctcaggttatgagaaggatctccactaactttcaaagttacaacaattacactatcggtcgagcctaactcgctactcgccggttacaccaactcactcttgatgtaatacactaacacaacacaaaataaagctttcggtaaatgacacaacggttttggatcgcgcgtgagatttctttatctctctaagatgtTCGTAACTGTCATTAATGacgtcgcttcgtcttccttttatagagATAAGCattccaacggtcactttcttctctcaccgtgggattggtcagttcagagtcacgccggtgcagagaggttgcttgcacgtttcaccttcctaacacttggcaaACATGCAGATACTCCTCAGGTAAaaatgacgtagccggtttgcagatttggacacgtgtcaggcatgcaccttccggctgtctgagtCGAATcaataaatcatcattgtttctatcgcatgcttctgatcggatcttatcttcttttatttctacAAGACACGTCTAGTTCGtcacattacgtcatctttgtaactcttagtttccggttgactctgtCATATAATGATCCGACTGCAATGTAggcttttctttgctagccggtctgttgagaatgttgaaaccggttcctcttgatcttgacttgatcatttggaaCTGGATTACCTTGAAaggttcttcagccggtttatgaagttccagccggtttatacaattcgatctgttcctgcacatagaaattaatagttgtttagttttctggccggttccaaaaattaactttacttaatttttccatcaatttctcctttttgattatttagaataaatattcaaaaattgtaatgtatggccggtttgaaaattaacttacttaatttttctatcactctcacataaatatccaaattacccacagctctcaacccagcaatccggaaactttaaaaattaagcatcattatatatatatagatagattagttagttaaaaatttgaacttttattgttaaaatgtctcgcgttcatcaaatttggtgttgaatcttaaatataaagtgttgttagctagtttgttaaagagttgtacttgttttgttaggttgcaagttcgaaacatacaaatagtatttttatttttatttttaaccgtttttaagtttatgggcgggtcaacccacaattcgacctaagtatgcatttactctcacataaatatccaaattaatcacaactctcgacccggcaatccagacactttaaaaattaagcatcattatatatatatatattagttagttaaaaaattgaacttttattgttaaaatgtctcgcgttcatcaaatttggtgttgaatcttaaatataaagtgttgttagcctagttggttaaagtgttgtacttgttttgttaggttgcatattcgaaacatacaaataacatttttaattttatttttaactgttttaaatttatgagctggtcaacctacaatccgacccaaatattcatttataaacatatataaatatactacTTCAATCCGTCAACAGTTAGCAGGTCCAAACAATGGGTGAATTTGTTAAATTGGACTGGTTTCGTGAACATGTGAGTATGATTATGATGTGTGCTGATCTTCTTCAACTTGCTTCTCCTCTAAGTACaatgaaaatgataaagaacattaatatgtttggttctatcATGACGCACTTGATCTTTGGCCAAACAGATAACACTTAAGAtatcacaaaaaacaattgTCTAATCATGATGGATACCAAGATCACTAATTAATCCTTTCAATCATATACCCTCCTTGGCTGCTTCTGTTAGCGCCATATACTCACCCTCTGTAGTGGACAACGTCACAGTCGATTGTAATGTTGTCTTCCAACTAACCACAGAGTCACCAAGGGTGTAAACATAACCAGTCATTGATCTTCTACTATCGATATCTGCAGCATAGTCTGAGTTCGAATAACCAATTACGATACACTGGTTATTACTCCCATAAATGTGACCAACATCGGATGTGCCTCTCAGATAGTGAAATATTCTCTTTACCGATTGCCAGTGTTTCTTACCAGGTCGAGACATAAACATGTTAACAACATTAACTGAATACGCAATATCAGGTCTAGTGCATACCATGACATACATTAAACTGCCCACCGGACTAGCATACGGTACATGAGACATGTATAACTTCTCAACTTCAGAATAAGGTGCGAATGTAGACAAATGATTAGTAACACCTGTAGGAGTATTGAGAGCCTTTGATGTACTCATCCCAAAACAAGACaatcattttcaaaatacaaCTCTTCTGTGAAAGAAATAACTTCTTTTCAACACAATCTTTTACAATTTCCATGTCCATAATTTTTCGTGCTCCATCtagatctttcatatcaaactccGAACTAAGAAGGTTTTTCAGCTTTTAAATCTCCGATATTTTCTTGGTTGCGATTAACATGTCGTCTACATACAGtagtaaataaatcaaagaaccatCACCGATTTTGTTGCGATAGACACAACAATCATATGCACTCCTAttgtaaccatgttcaatcatgaaattgtcgaaccgcttataccactgtcGAGGAGACTATTTAAGTCCATACAaagacttcttcagactacaaacatgtgtttcctTACCAGTGACAAGAAACCCTTCAAACTGACTCACCAATATATCATCTTCaatctcaccatgtaagaaatctgtcttcacgtctaattgctcGAGTTCCAGATCCTGATGTGCTACTATAGCTAGTAGTACCTTGATAGAAGTGTGTCGGATTACAGGTGATaatatctcattgtagtctACGCCTTCCTTTTGATTGAATCCCTTTGAACCTAATCATGCTTTATATCTGGTCCCTTCAGCAGTAAAGGTTCCAtatttccttttgaaaatccatttacacCCAATGACTATTCTCCCCTTAGGTAAAGTAACCAGCTCCCGtgtattattcttgtgaagtgattccatTTCCTCACACATGTCAGCAATCCATTGCGCAAAATCACCACCATTAACAACTTCACTGTAAGAAGATGGCTCATTATGTATGACATCTTTAGCTACCTGAAGTGAATAACTTACCATTTCTTTAGTATCATTCATAGAGGGACTTCTTGTCTTATTTCCATGACCTGTTGAGATCTTTCTTCCctcgattgaatgaattaacCTACTAGGAGCTTTAATTTTTCTTCTAGGTCATGTTGGAATATCAGATTGAGTTTCAGGTActccaaattgataaacttccTCAGATGGTTTATTAGTATCGTGTCTCATGTTAGTTTTCCATTGAGATGGAGCCACCTCAAGCTCCACCTATTTCTCGGTACTATCATTTTCTCTAGAAAGTGATGACTTGATAAAGGAGTTAAGTATaaacatttcattaaatatGACATCCCTATTGAGGACTACTCTATATTCAGAAGATGACCAGATTCTATATCCCTTGACTCCATCTCCATAACCCATGAAAATACCATGTTTtgcccttggttccaacttccCTTCATTAACATGATAGTAAGATGTGCACCCAAAGACCTTCAAGTGAGAATAATCAACGACGTTACCAGACCATAACTCAAAGGATTCTGCAATCAATCTTAGTATGCAGTGCACGATTTATCAGAGAGCAAACCGTTAAGATAGCCTCGTTCCAATTCTTTCTAGCTAATCCAGCATTATAGAGCAtgcttctaactctctctaGCAGTGTTTCATTCACCATTTCTTTTACACCATTCTGCTATGATGTACTTCGGACAATGTGATGTCTTGCAATCCCCATATCCATGcagaactcattaaactcagatgAACAGAATTCAAGTCCATTATCTGTTCACAGCCTCTTAACCTTCTTTCTAGTTTGATTCTCCACCAGTGCCTTCTAATGCTTGAAGGTCTTAAATACCTCGCTCTTATATCTCAGAAGATACAACCAGTTCATCCTTGAGTAATCATAtatgaatgttacaaaataacTATAACCTCTTATACCTTCAACTTGAGCAGGACCCCAACAATTAGAGTGAATATAATTCAGTGTGCCCTTAGTTTTTTGAACTCCCTTACTGAACTTACTAAGATGTTTTTTCTCGAAAATGCAATGTTCACACAACTCAAGGTTGGTAACTTTGTGGCCAAATAGAAGATCCCGTTTGGACAGAATTTGCATGCCCCTCTCCCCCATATGTCCAAGTCGCATATGCCACAACTTAGTTACATTAGGGTGCCGATTCACAGATTTGGATGCGACCGCAGCGGAACTTGTCAACGTCTTACCTTGTATTATATACAAGGTATTCTGTTTGATACCTTTCAGTATTACTTTTGAACCTTTACTGATACACAATGTTCCTTCTTCACTACTAAACTTGAAACCTTTAGCATCTAAAATTCCTAAAGATATTAAGTTCTTCTTCAGTTGAGGAACATGC encodes the following:
- the LOC124918082 gene encoding secreted RxLR effector protein 161-like, yielding MSTSKALNTPTGVTNHLSTFAPYSEVEKLYMSHVPYASPVGSLMYVMVCTRPDIAYSVNVVNMFMSRPGKKHWQSVKRIFHYLRGTSDVGHIYGSNNQCIVIGYSNSDYAADIDSRRSMTGYVYTLGDSVVSWKTTLQSTVTLSTTEGEYMALTEAAKEGI